From a single Paraburkholderia sp. D15 genomic region:
- a CDS encoding methyl-accepting chemotaxis protein, which translates to MTRNLTINLRIAITIAFLGVLLIATGALGMLGMDESNAAQRDAYTVHFASVVALGKSGTAMSRARFGLDWAMSNPHSPQLNAQLERARLLLSDSDKWWNAFRDLPKTPDLQRLTDDLDARRTAVRRDGIDQLIAAIRSGDASWMDERRAAHLIGLYTAMNTSQGALEDYLNRQASDASERSAALFHTLLYACIGSVAVGLTVAFFSWRTLRRAIMAPLRDALHQFDAIAAGELTTRVTIRSNDEMATLLRGIAAMQDRLGATVTTVRAGSHSIASSTQQIAAGNLDLSQRTEEQAASLEQTAAAMEQLTSTVQLNAQNARHASDLARRAFEMTARGRASVGSMVETMRVIHAGSSKMTGIITAIEGIAFQTNILALNAAVEAARAGEEGRGFAVVAGEVRSLAQRSAAAAKEIGALIAESTSRVESGAGLVGEAGSTMQEIEAAIGRVEKIVGEIAAASQEQSDGIQQVSLAVTQMDEVTQHNAALVEESAATANSLADQARQLSELTAAFKVAGDRTLSRA; encoded by the coding sequence ATGACCAGAAACCTGACCATCAATCTGCGTATCGCGATCACCATCGCGTTTCTCGGTGTCCTGCTGATCGCGACCGGCGCGCTCGGCATGCTCGGCATGGACGAAAGCAACGCCGCGCAGCGCGACGCGTACACGGTGCATTTCGCGTCGGTGGTGGCGCTCGGCAAGTCGGGCACGGCGATGTCGCGGGCGCGATTCGGGCTCGACTGGGCGATGAGCAATCCGCACTCGCCGCAGTTGAACGCGCAACTCGAACGTGCGCGTCTGCTGCTGTCCGACTCGGACAAGTGGTGGAACGCGTTCCGCGATCTGCCCAAAACGCCCGACCTGCAACGCCTGACCGACGACCTCGACGCGCGCCGCACCGCCGTGCGGCGCGACGGCATCGACCAGTTGATTGCCGCGATTCGCAGCGGCGACGCGAGCTGGATGGACGAGCGCCGTGCCGCCCATCTGATCGGTCTATACACCGCGATGAACACGAGCCAGGGCGCGCTGGAAGACTATCTGAACCGCCAGGCGAGCGACGCGAGCGAGCGCTCGGCGGCGCTGTTTCACACGCTGCTGTACGCGTGCATCGGCAGCGTGGCGGTGGGGCTGACGGTCGCATTCTTCAGCTGGCGCACGTTGCGCCGCGCGATCATGGCGCCGCTGCGCGATGCGCTGCATCAGTTCGACGCCATCGCCGCCGGCGAGTTGACCACGCGCGTGACGATCCGCTCGAACGACGAAATGGCGACGCTGCTGCGCGGCATCGCCGCGATGCAGGACAGGCTCGGCGCGACCGTCACCACGGTGCGGGCCGGTTCGCATTCGATCGCCTCGTCGACCCAGCAGATCGCCGCGGGCAATCTCGATCTGTCGCAACGCACCGAGGAACAGGCGGCGTCGCTCGAACAGACCGCGGCGGCGATGGAGCAGCTCACGTCAACGGTGCAGCTCAATGCGCAGAATGCGCGACACGCGAGCGATCTCGCGCGCCGGGCGTTCGAGATGACCGCGCGCGGCCGTGCGTCGGTGGGCAGCATGGTCGAGACGATGCGGGTGATTCACGCGGGGTCGTCGAAGATGACCGGCATCATCACCGCGATCGAGGGGATCGCGTTCCAGACCAATATCCTCGCGCTGAACGCGGCGGTCGAAGCGGCGCGCGCGGGCGAGGAAGGGCGCGGCTTCGCGGTGGTAGCCGGCGAAGTGCGCAGTCTCGCGCAACGTTCGGCGGCCGCCGCGAAGGAGATCGGCGCGTTGATCGCGGAATCGACCTCGCGGGTCGAGAGCGGCGCGGGACTGGTCGGCGAGGCGGGCTCGACGATGCAGGAGATCGAGGCGGCGATCGGCCGCGTCGAGAAGATCGTCGGCGAGATCGCGGCGGCATCGCAGGAACAGAGCGACGGCATCCAGCAGGTGAGCCTCGCCGTCACGCAGATGGACGAGGTGACCCAGCACAACGCCGCGCTCGTCGAGGAAAGCGCGGCCACCGCGAATTCGCTCGCGGATCAGGCGCGGCAGCTCAGCGAGTTGACCGCCGCGTTCAAGGTGGCGGGCGACCGGACGCTCAGTAGGGCGTAG